The Terriglobus tenax genome contains a region encoding:
- a CDS encoding response regulator, which produces MGMPMVVSGHYDLSLVVVSVFIAILAAGAALDLSGRVSSSRGAVRQVWLSGGAFAMGTGIWAMHYVGMLAFSLPFTVLYDWPTVAVSWLAAVLASSIALFVISREKLGPVQVGIGSILMGCGIASMHYIGMEAMRMPAMCKYDLRMVAISVVLAIVIACVAISMGYLFRATTSGWGWWKLATAIVMGGAIPVMHYVGMAAASYVPMSMEHGSLQHAVNISDLGLLSIVIATVMMLGLVFLTSTIDRRFAQQAAQLHSSEQRYRLIVESAFDAFLEIDPSGQVTDWNEQAQKTFGWSRVEALTKKMDDLIVRDRQGSDALREVMTAGERGVLQKQLEITARHKDGHSFPAEMTISEIEWGETRLISAFVRDVTGRKLADQEREDAKAQAESASRAKSEFLANMSHEIRTPLNGVIGMTELALETELTGEQREYLETVKLSADALLHVINDILDFSKIEAGKVDLEEIDFDLRECMEGTLKTLALRADEKGLELLCDVDANAPEGVHGDPGRLRQVLINLLGNAIKFTHEGEVTLRVEAEGADEDTVRLHFIVSDTGIGIAPEKQRTIFDSFTQADTSTTREYGGTGLGLSISRRLAQMMGGDMWVESEAGQGSKFHFRVVLGQAKELPQAPAAFVAGEELPQAKVLIVDDNRTNRRILEGLLLRWGLQPNSASGGEEALRMIDEANRLQRPYELLLTDMHMPKMDGFDLAQRLQNKPGGAATIMMLSSGGQKGDAARCEQLGISAYLLKPVRQNELRAAIARVLHDGGRGKEAPMITRSTLLEQRDPARSLDILLAEDNQVNQMLATRLLQKRGHRVVVAGNGREALSALERGRFDMVLMDVQMPEMDGLEATRELRKREAGNGQHQVVVAMTALVMKGDKERCLEAGMDGYLSKPLRQQELDEVLDNFVSTRDVEQPEDVSAALQSSVNEEDLMERIDNDRVFLGELLTIFRETWPGQIEAVKTALQAGSGDEVRRSGHALKSALGNLSALQAYQFAAGIEAAGGDNDLMRAAALTAELETELPRVEQALAEMAVEAAL; this is translated from the coding sequence ATGGGTATGCCGATGGTTGTCTCCGGACATTACGACCTTAGTCTGGTTGTTGTTTCTGTTTTTATTGCGATCCTGGCAGCGGGTGCGGCCCTGGATCTTTCCGGCCGCGTCAGTTCTTCCCGCGGAGCGGTACGTCAGGTCTGGCTTTCCGGCGGCGCCTTTGCCATGGGAACCGGCATCTGGGCCATGCACTACGTGGGCATGCTGGCCTTTTCGTTGCCCTTCACGGTGCTGTATGACTGGCCGACAGTCGCGGTCTCCTGGCTGGCGGCAGTGCTGGCCTCCTCGATTGCGCTGTTTGTCATCAGCCGCGAAAAACTGGGCCCCGTACAGGTCGGCATCGGCAGCATTCTGATGGGCTGCGGCATTGCCTCCATGCACTACATCGGCATGGAAGCGATGCGCATGCCGGCGATGTGCAAGTACGACCTGCGGATGGTTGCGATTTCCGTTGTGCTGGCCATTGTGATCGCGTGCGTGGCCATCTCCATGGGGTACCTGTTCCGGGCCACCACCAGCGGCTGGGGGTGGTGGAAGCTTGCCACCGCCATTGTGATGGGCGGCGCGATTCCTGTGATGCATTATGTGGGCATGGCGGCGGCCAGCTACGTGCCCATGTCCATGGAACACGGCAGCCTGCAACACGCCGTCAACATCTCAGACCTTGGCCTGCTCAGCATTGTGATTGCAACCGTGATGATGTTGGGGCTGGTTTTCCTTACATCGACCATTGACCGCCGCTTTGCGCAGCAGGCGGCCCAGCTCCATAGCAGTGAGCAGCGATATCGCCTGATTGTCGAGTCAGCCTTTGACGCGTTTCTTGAGATTGATCCCAGCGGCCAGGTGACCGACTGGAACGAACAGGCACAGAAGACTTTTGGCTGGAGCCGTGTCGAAGCGCTGACGAAGAAGATGGACGACCTGATTGTCCGCGACCGGCAAGGCAGCGACGCCCTGCGTGAAGTCATGACCGCTGGTGAGCGGGGTGTGCTCCAGAAGCAGCTTGAGATAACGGCACGACACAAGGACGGACATAGTTTTCCAGCCGAGATGACCATCTCAGAGATTGAGTGGGGAGAGACCAGGCTGATTTCAGCTTTTGTGCGCGATGTTACGGGACGCAAGCTGGCCGATCAGGAGCGGGAAGACGCCAAGGCACAAGCCGAGTCAGCCAGTCGCGCCAAAAGCGAATTTCTGGCCAATATGAGCCATGAAATCCGCACACCTCTAAATGGTGTGATCGGCATGACGGAGCTTGCGTTGGAAACCGAGTTGACGGGCGAGCAACGCGAGTACCTGGAGACGGTCAAGCTCTCTGCCGACGCCCTGCTGCATGTAATCAACGACATTCTGGACTTCTCAAAGATCGAAGCGGGTAAGGTGGATCTTGAGGAGATCGACTTCGACCTGCGCGAGTGCATGGAAGGCACCTTGAAGACGCTGGCCTTGCGCGCGGACGAGAAAGGCCTTGAGCTGTTGTGCGACGTGGATGCCAATGCGCCGGAGGGCGTACACGGCGATCCGGGCCGCCTGCGCCAGGTGCTGATCAATCTGCTGGGTAACGCCATCAAGTTCACACACGAGGGCGAGGTAACGCTGCGTGTCGAGGCTGAGGGCGCCGATGAAGACACCGTACGGTTGCACTTTATCGTCTCTGACACTGGCATTGGCATTGCTCCTGAAAAACAGCGGACGATCTTTGACAGCTTTACGCAGGCCGACACCTCCACCACGCGCGAGTACGGCGGGACGGGCCTTGGCCTGAGCATCTCGCGTAGGCTGGCGCAGATGATGGGCGGGGATATGTGGGTGGAGAGTGAGGCCGGGCAGGGCTCAAAGTTCCACTTCCGCGTTGTACTGGGTCAGGCGAAGGAGCTGCCGCAGGCTCCTGCAGCGTTTGTGGCGGGCGAAGAGCTTCCCCAGGCAAAGGTGCTGATTGTGGATGACAACCGCACCAATCGCCGCATCCTGGAAGGTCTCCTGCTGCGCTGGGGCCTGCAGCCGAATTCTGCGTCTGGCGGCGAAGAGGCACTTCGTATGATTGACGAGGCGAACAGATTGCAGCGTCCCTATGAGCTGCTGCTGACCGACATGCACATGCCGAAGATGGATGGCTTTGACCTGGCCCAGCGTTTGCAGAACAAGCCCGGAGGCGCCGCCACCATCATGATGTTGAGCTCAGGCGGACAAAAGGGCGATGCCGCCCGTTGCGAGCAGCTTGGTATCTCGGCCTACCTGCTGAAACCGGTCCGACAGAATGAATTGCGTGCAGCTATTGCGCGCGTGTTGCATGATGGTGGACGCGGAAAGGAGGCGCCGATGATTACACGCAGCACGCTGCTGGAACAGCGTGACCCTGCCCGGTCGCTGGATATTCTGCTAGCGGAAGATAATCAGGTGAATCAGATGCTGGCCACACGCCTGCTGCAGAAGCGTGGCCATCGCGTGGTGGTTGCAGGCAATGGCCGCGAGGCCTTGTCAGCGCTGGAGCGCGGCCGGTTCGATATGGTGCTGATGGATGTGCAGATGCCCGAGATGGATGGCCTGGAGGCAACGCGTGAGCTTCGCAAGCGTGAGGCCGGCAACGGACAACATCAGGTGGTAGTGGCCATGACCGCACTGGTGATGAAGGGCGACAAGGAGCGCTGCCTGGAGGCCGGTATGGATGGCTATCTCTCCAAGCCGCTGCGCCAGCAGGAACTGGATGAGGTACTGGACAATTTTGTCTCGACCCGCGATGTGGAGCAGCCGGAGGATGTTTCTGCTGCACTACAAAGCTCCGTCAATGAAGAGGATCTGATGGAGCGGATCGACAATGACCGCGTCTTCCTGGGAGAGCTGCTGACCATCTTCCGCGAGACCTGGCCGGGACAGATTGAGGCGGTAAAGACTGCGCTCCAGGCCGGCAGCGGCGACGAGGTGCGACGCAGCGGACATGCTCTGAAGAGCGCGCTGGGAAATCTGTCAGCCCTGCAGGCTTACCAGTTTGCCGCCGGGATTGAGGCCGCGGGCGGCGATAACGACCTGATGCGTGCCGCGGCATTGACCGCGGAGCTGGAGACGGAGCTTCCACGCGTGGAACAGGCACTGGCAGAGATGGCGGTGGAGGCTGCTCTGTGA